The window aacaatcttattttaaattattaacaaatacaaaaaaaacactaaCAAATTCTAAATGCCTTTTAGAAAGGTCATAACATTAAGATTTCCATCAGAGTTGGATAAAAAAAAGCGTGAGAATTCCTCTTTTTTCATTCCTTTTCCGTCGGTggttaaaatgcatattttcaaatttatgttaCTGGCACAGGGTCGTCTTAACACCATATCAGGCGCTGGGGTGCGAAAATCAGACGAAGTGccgtttgtttatttttttttagtctttgtAAATCAAGCTGGCACTCCTTTACCTTTCTGAGGCCCTTCTCATACAAGTTTGCCTTTATATTCCTTGTATTTTAGTTTTCGTAATCAATCTGGCGCCCTTTTGTGTATGTTGAATGAATAGTATGGTCTCTCAAGACTCACCCCCGAGTAAAGACAACCCTGtgtaatcatatttaaattatttttggccACCGcaggaaataaaatttgttacgtTTGATAGGTTTTCTCTTTGTGCAAAGATCCAACTCTGATTTTTGccctttatatttaaaatatttatatttaagaaaaatacattatttaagaTTTTCTGCTAGAAACTTAACAATCTTTGGCCAAATTTCATTTGTAGTTTTACCCTGGAAAGTGTGTAAAATAGATTTCTCCTTGTAAAATTCTACAACCGGTTTTGTCATCTCTTCGTAAATTTGTAAGCGTTTTTTCACAGCCTCTGGTTTATCATCTTCACGTTGAATTAAATCTTCACCAGTTACGTCATCTTTACCCTAGAGCAAATAAAAGAAGATCTGTTAGTTTAAATTCACCCTATTCCTGAGATTTCAAGCTATATCTTAGAAACTATTTATCTACATGTCAAAATAAAGGACATTCTAAATATTGAGTTCATTTTTGGCagcaaaatttcttttcatacttatgtaaataaaaattttatgttgttgaCATCGATAAAATTGTGACAGATATATCACTACGagtattaactatttttttgtaggtatgtTCGATTCAACTATATTTATTACACcgattattatttactttatacgTGGTTTGTActcaaattaataaagaatacaattttcttataatagtttttcatcTTTAAATCTTAAGCAAGTTTTATTAATTCGTTAATGTAAGAAATCTTAAAATTCGTCTTATATAGTCCGActatcttaaatataaaaaattaaatattttaaaattggcgcCAAACTTACTTGTACTTTTGGTGCATTAAAATCAGTATTATATACTCTTCCACTTGGTAAGTGAATAAAGCGACCTTTAACCCGATCAATGATCACTTCAAACGGTACttctaaattaataacaaaatttaaggGTTGTGCACTCCATAATTGTTCAGCTTGAGATCTTGTGCGCGGAAAGcctaaaaaaaatcttaacctagaattcaattaatttcagatgtgtataataaatacataccgTCTAACAGCCAACTTTGATTGTTTAACTTTGTTAACTCAGATAAGATAAATTTGACCATAAAATGATCAGGAACAAGCTGTCCTTggtcaatatattttttcgctTCAATTCCTAAAcctattaataaagaaaaaatttaattaaataattggtcTTCCCCCCACTGAATAAAATTATCCTTAGGAAATATTACTCactagtattatttttaatatgtaatcgCAACAAATCCCCACTGGATACATGTttgaattcataattttttaatattctggatgATATAGTTCCTTTTCCACTGGCTGGGGCACCCAAAATagcaattttaaatacttttaacattgtagaaaattaattttaaactgtcCTATATAAAAGCATTATTAATACTAATTATcgcttattaattatttattacaatcatttttagatataaaCATTGTATATTTAACAAAGGTACTTTggactgttcaaattttttgccCTTCGCGGTATTTCGTTATGCTTCACATAGGTGGCATTATATGTGTGAAATATTCAGAGCTGTTAATGTTTGTAAATAGAGtagcgtaaaatttttttaaatctatgtcagcaatttatacagaatgtttatcattaatattgtttataaaaaaaaagtttcgagaaatcatatgaaaaaaatatgataaataaacaCTTTACAATTCTATCGTTGTAGGGGCTGGAATAGTATTGTACGACAGAGGGGAATTCCCTGGatacaaaaacaataactaTTATGATGAATTCACGTACAAAACGAAGGGGGTTAAAGTTTCTCCAAAATATAGGGCTTTAAATATGAGTTCGAGCAATATCATAGAAAATACTCTAAGTATTTTCTACTAGTCGtcaaattaacctgattttttaatttatgggttcagtaaaa is drawn from Chrysoperla carnea chromosome X, inChrCarn1.1, whole genome shotgun sequence and contains these coding sequences:
- the LOC123302189 gene encoding GTP:AMP phosphotransferase AK3, mitochondrial; the encoded protein is MLKVFKIAILGAPASGKGTISSRILKNYEFKHVSSGDLLRLHIKNNTSLGIEAKKYIDQGQLVPDHFMVKFILSELTKLNNQSWLLDGFPRTRSQAEQLWSAQPLNFVINLEVPFEVIIDRVKGRFIHLPSGRVYNTDFNAPKVQGKDDVTGEDLIQREDDKPEAVKKRLQIYEEMTKPVVEFYKEKSILHTFQGKTTNEIWPKIVKFLAENLK